The Onthophagus taurus isolate NC chromosome 6, IU_Otau_3.0, whole genome shotgun sequence region AGTAAATAGAGGGAAGTTATGTGAGGAGATGGGGagaagaaataaacaaaaggTTTTGGACAACAAAGGGATTAAAGCAGAAATGTCTGCAGACTCATAACTGTGTAATTGCGTGTACTAGAagcttaataataaatttttaccttAAGTAACATTTCTGATTGATCCCTTAAAATTTCTCTCCCAACTTTTGAAAGAACCAAACCATCAgataaattacaattatttttaattcttcctttaacaatttcatcttcaatttcttgATCAATACTTTCATTAACATCACTTGTAACGCGTACCCCTTTAATGTAAAGGGCCAAACAACGCCTGgacgatttaattttattctgcACCTTCAAATCCATCATTTTCTTAATTGTCACGTTCCTTAAGAACCGATTAATAAGCGAACTTTTCGACGAAGACGGTCTTAAATTCGGCAAACTTTTACTTTGAAGATCATCGCCTCTCTCGTTACTTAAatcgaatttaaaattttgtatcgCATAATGATTAGGTTTCGAAATTTTCCTTTTCGGCGAGTTTAAATGTTTCGTTGAATTTTCGGAAAAATCCGAAACGGTTTCGTTATCGGACCAATCAAGTTTTGTCGACGACGCGTACTTATTTGGggtaattttgattttttctttttcaatttcgtcggttgttgtaattttttccGCGACGGGAGTTGGGGGATCAATATGTTCGAAATCttcgattaaattttctttggcTTTGCgtttaaatatgttaaattcTTTAAGAATCATTTGATAAATAGTGGACGATTTCGGTTTTTGTTGTTCGAAAGATTTTTGAAAGTTGTCGTATTCGTACGAATAACTGATCCCTTTGTGTTCATAAACGTTGCTATCGCAAAGAATTACGTTTGAGGGTAAACCCTCTTGTGGGTAATTTGGGTAAAAACCTTcactttttgttaattttaagttgGTTTTAGCTAATTCTAAGTTAAGGTTGCCGATTTTTTTGATTGGGGCTGGAGCTTCGGTGGTTTCGTAATTATTGCTGTTACGCCTACTTTTAATTGCTCCATTAACTGAAGAAGAATAAACAGTTACATCTTCTTGCCCTTCAGGGACACCACGCTCCGCTAAAGGAACTGATgatgaaaagtttaaaatgttttttaagcTCCCAAATATGTTTCCATCCAATAAATTAGTTtcagattttttcttttttaacccATTGTTTTCCTCAACGATGTTCgtatcaatatattttttattcgtcTTTTTTAAACAACTCGCTTTTGGTAATTTATGAgatggttcttttttaataacattttgagATTCACTCCCTGATGAATCTTCTTCATCGATCGAGCTTTCGTTCGAGCTTGAAGACGTCGAAGAAAACCGCGAAGTATGAGTATAAATGTCGGATTTAATTTCGCGATCATTTGTTGATTCGTAATAAGGGGCATCGCCTTCAGCAGCCCAACTATAACGACCCTTAACAACGTCTGGTTTTCGACGAAACCCTCTTTGAAAGAAATTCATTGAAATATCGGGTTCAATCGTTATAAAACCATGATTAATATGAATATCATCGATTTTCGTGCTGTTTAATATATCCTCGTGAAAGGAAACGCGTTTTTTTGGCGTATCcgatttcaatttctttttgcgTTGGCGACGAAACACAATTTGTTCTTGTTCGGAATTAACGGTGATTTCTTGTAAAGGGGGTAAATCGGAAACGTCTGGTTTTATCTCATTGTttggattattatttaaagaaatttttaaattttcgtttacTTCTTCTGATAAAGATACATGCATATCATCAACTTTATCAGGATCTGctgcaattttattttgaatggTGTAATCTAAGAGTTCATAACTGTTTAGAGAAATATTCATAAGATCCTCTGTTTTATCAGAAACGCCACGACACTTCACAACATCTTCCATTTGAAGCTCATCTTCCTCATTCTTTTTGCGATTCAAATAATATTCTTTGTAAGAGTTACTACACATCTCATTTAACCATAATTTTTCATCTAACGCTATTGAGTTCCTTAATAAATGCCTATCAATCTCTTCAATCAAACTATTTGGTACAGAAGATGATAAATTACTATTACtactacttttattaatattctgATTTACAACATCACTTTTCGTCATGGCAAAATAAGATTTTGTGTCCTCAATTTTATTACCTTCCTCCTTCTCTGGTTTACCTTTATCTGTTTTTTCTGAGTTATCATCACTATCGATAGATGGGGCACTGGCAGACATAACGGAAGTAAGTTCACTTTCGCTATCAAAAAGTTGTACCCCGGAATCCCCAGGCGATGTAATACTTGAATTTGCCGACATTGTACTTGATGTCATGAGatgatctttttttaaatcttccaCAAACGGTTTgcactttttaaaattaatttccattACGCGTTCCAACGTTTCACTTTCCATTATTAGCTACAACAAAaccattaaagaaaaacagaatttattgatttgtttttgtccttaatgaaattttatgtGTATGCGTCCCTTGTGAAACTATTTAATGAATCATTCTTTTTAGCATTGATTTTCAAgggtgcaaattaaaaatttcctgtgttattattaatattgcgGTGACGAAAATGGTAATAAAGAAAAGGATTGACGTCGGTGTAGTTTGATGAGGtggaaattgttgattttaacgAGTCAAGTACTTACTTATCAGGTGAATTTTTGTTGCCTTATGTTAGAAAAACACTGATTACAGTTTGAAGCGGTTTAAAGGTGCATTGCACTGGGGAATAGTAGGTTTTTATGCCAATTGAACACAACAAAAATTGCACATTTTGACAGATCGAACGCATGCGCagttaggttagaaattttagtatcgattatttaaaattttataactaaattatATTCGACCGTTTAATATTACGTTTATATGATTATATTTTACAGAAAGGATTAGATGGgagtgaaaattaaaaataaattttaaatttaaaaacatactttcaaattatttttaacttaaagtGGCGACATCTTACGTTCTTACACATCATTTTTtgacacaaattcaaatttataaatgtatagtatattaatatttatgaattattataaaattaaactttaaaatagtAATAGGGTTTCACTgaattcaatgaaaattgtatTGTTGACAGTTCACGCGCATGCGTAATAAAgttatatattttgttatcgatttttaagctaataaatttattattagctgtttattaattaattatactttaaattGTTGCTCTTCTTATTTCTTTCAAGTGGTTTGACTTGAATGATTTAAGTTTTTcagacatatttgaaaaaagaAGTATAAAGATGTTCCTCTTGGGATAAGTTTCAGATTTTTGTAAGCCAGTACCTCACAGAGGGTCTGAAATAGGGGGACGGCCTAACCCCCTATTATAACACTCTTACTCTCAACATATGCCTGGAAAATGTTACAAGAAATTTAACAATAGTCAACCTCAGAGAAACATTAAGTGTAATGCCCTGTAATTTGTCTCTTTAATCATGTTTCATTTGATATTTCTGATACATCAAATCGTTAACAcattctattaattaacccatactttaatattttcaaccaattcaaaaatacagtcattcttattattaataaatctaacaaaaccattttgaataaataactcaaaaatctCCAAAATACATTTAAGATCAAAAATTGCATGATTTTCCCCTAATGAATAACAATCAAATAGAATTATTTcaacgttatttttcaataaattaatcctTTTACCAGCAATGTAACTCAACATTTCATAAAATCCCTGTAAATCGATACCAAACGATGCTTTTAACATTACTTGACAGTGATCCTCAAAGTTTTCCATTTCTTTACAATCCTCAATTTCTTTTCGAACGTTATTTAAGTTATCACATAAAGATTTCCACATCATTTTTATATTGCATCCATTTACCCAATTATGATTAATCGAAATGCTGTCTTTTAAATTCCAAACTTGATGATACCATCCTGATGGAATGAAAATCGCTtctgatgattcttgaattatttcgtaatatttgcaattttttaaatcaactttttctAAATCGTATGGTAAATTTCCTAGGTtatctaaaagttttaattcttCACCAGGTGGAAATAACAACCATTTCTTTTGGCCGAATATATTGGTAGACCAGCTGTAAGATGAAAAGACATCTTGATGAAATGGTGtccttaaaataatataaatacaatctttataattatttaatatggATATTTTACCATGTATTTTTAGGTCCAATATAAACAAATCtataatcatcttttaaacATTCGCAGAAATACTCATTTAACCAATCAGAAGCAAAATAAATAGGAACtctataaaaattatcatctggtttttgattttttaaatgccaatcttttaaatacaataaatcatCTTTTGCTTTTGCCCAGCTGTTTAAATAGTCTCGAAGGGTTGCACACTCAGTTTTCTGACTATTATAATGAGGTATTTTGCAATTATATATCATAACTGGTGAATCTCCATATTTTTCCtccaaataagaaaaatttataccATCGTCATTAATCCAATCTTTTATACAATCCCAATTCGAAATGTTCTTAATTACAActggattattatttaataagtatCGATTAAAGAAACTGTTATACGAATAATCGTTATTAACAACATCAATCTTGATGTTTTCAGTAATATTTTCACTtcctaaattaatttcaagttTGAAGTTTCCCTCCATTTAAATTTCGGAGCTACCAACTTAAATCTTAGAACAATAAATTTCTCTAGAcacaaaaagtaaattaaaggTTACGTTCGTTcacattcattttatttacttatcaTACTTGTCCAGTTGCTTACAACATCGATACGCGGTTTGTGGTATTGAATATTTCCTGTTATCAATATCTTATAGTGATAATTTTAACGGCTCAACACTCCTACGCATATTCCACAAATAACACCCGGTTAAAGTGATTGGAAAACGTGTTTATTAAACCCGAGTTTGTTTACCTTGTACTTTTTTTTAGGCGCTgtgtataatttattaatagtttcCAATTTAAAGTGTTCAGTTGGGTGTGTGCtgactttttaaagttaaacgaTGTGATTTGAAGTTTACTTGTCAAAAAAATAACCTCCAAAGTTGACAATTAagaatataacctcaaaaataaattaaaaaaatgaaatttttaataaatttttgcttagtattagttttaattacttGTAGTAGAGTTAATGGTGATGTATCGTCGATAATAATGAAACAACCTTCATGTATTGTtatcaaacaattttgttcCACACAAAAAgctaatgattttcaaattattgaaTGCATACTTTCAGACCCAAGCAATGTTAATCGGCTGGATAGTGAATGCCAGCATGTTGTTTGGGAACAAATTAGTGAGATAATCAGCAATAAATATGTACGCGAATTTTTGTCACCATTATGTGAAAATGATCACTCTTTTCAATGCGAACATACCGACACCAGTTCAGAAATATCTTACTTAAAATGCgctattaatgttaaaaacgaAATCAGCGTTAAAGACTGTGTAAATACTATAACGCGATTCGAAAATATAGCGtttgatgatttaaaatggatttcaaattttcttaaGCATTGTAACACAGCTGTTGAGAAGTTTAAGTGTGGTCGCTTAACTGGGGATAGTTCTTCTCAAGGTGAAACTTTGAgttgtttacaaaattattatagAGAAATTGATTCTGAATGTCAGAGAGAAATTATGGAATTATCTGAAATACAATCAGATAACATTAAATTAGACCGACAACTTTATATGGCTTGTGCTACCGATCACATGCATTATTGTTCTCTGTATTCACCTGGTAGTGGAAAAGTATTTAAGTGTCTTATGCAACATTATAACGATCATTTAGACGAAAAATGTCGCAATCACTTATTAAAGcgacaaaaattaattatggaAGATTATCGCCTTAGCAAAGGTTTGATGCGAACTTGTAAAGATGATATCAAAAAGTACCATTGTCGGAGGCAAACGTCTGAGGATAAAAGTATTCGATTAGCTCAAGTTTTGTTGTGTCTTGAAAATGTTATGAAGAATGGTACCAAGATTGATAACGATTGCGAAAACGAAATGAAGGATCACCGACGGATTTTAATGGAAGATTTTAGATTATCACCAGAGATTGTTGATGGTTGTTCTTTggatattaaaaagttttgtaaCAATTTGGAAGTTGGAGGGAAAACGTTACATTGTCTTATGGAACATGCTCGAGtgaaaaataccaaaaaaattaggGATTCTTGTCAAAGAGcggtaaattttattttaacctcacttttttaaatatacagggtgattcacataagaaccgacacaaaGCACATgtagaaaacaataaattaagatgatttaacacaacttatctctatactaagttatacccctgaggagttacaggccttcaaagttgggtcttaaatttttaatacattaagctagaaaaaccaaatttggtatatgtTATAagtgtaccaagggtattaattggtagcaagttgagaccaattAAGGTATTTCAAAGgattgattaagggtgatggtcccctaaattttgacagatttttttaaccttttggtggatttaatacattattacttcatttcatgtggaatttaattctaaaactttttttgctctaaaaaacattgtcgttttcataaaaaactcaaataactaaagacgcttatttcgttaatgctactcaaaatcatcgaaaattcaatagtcggctgtgaaattgtatgtcaaacttgacaaataggttataaaaccttgtcgtcaaatagttatttaagtttttttatgaaaacgacaaaattttttagaagaaaagttttagaattaaattccacatgaaattaaatagtaatgtattaaattcgccaaaaagttaaaaaaaatctgtcaaaagtTAGGGTACCACCACCCTTTGAAATGCTTCAATTaagttcaatttgctaccaattaatacccttggtacactcataacgaataccaaatttggtttttctagtttaatgtattacgaaaatatttataaaacgtaagagccaactttgaaggcctataactcttcaggtgtacaacttagtatagaggtaagttacgttaaatcattttaatttattattctttacatgtccctgctctgtgtcggtgcttatgtgaatcaccgtgtatataatttttaatttcttcttcccAACTCTTTTTCTTATCCTTATTCTTTGCttcaaatatcttttttactATTGTGTTATGTTCCATTCTAATTATGTGGGTGTACCAGTTTAGTTACTTTCTCTCTAttttgctgattatctcctcTTGATCTACATTCCTTATCTTATCACACTTTGTCTTCCCCActattttccttaaaaatgtcatttccTTTGCTGTGATCTTTCCTTCTTGTTTATCTTGGAGTGTCCATGATTCACTGGCATATGTTAATATTGGGACTGCCACTGAGTTGtaactttcaattttatctttttatctatCTCCTTCTTcccaaaaattgtttgttttcGTTATTCTTGCATTTATGTCTAAATCTATCATTCCGTCTTATGATATTATACTGCCCAAGTACTTATGATACTTCTTCTATCTTTTGttccttaataaatatttctttcagGTTATAtcttatttcctttttatttattattacgattttacatttatttacattcAATTCTAGGCCcatcttttcaatttcttctgtcCATATTTCAACCAACTTCCTTTCCTTTTTATGGTTCTCTGCTATCAGCACTACCTATGTCGTCAGCATATAGtaaattatctatttttactggttccaaacttttataatctattactgtttgatatttatgtgttcttgtatttttttaacaatctgtccattaatattataaataacaaggGGCTTAGGCTATCGCCTTGTTTTATTCCCTTGCTTATTTCAAAAGTTTGTGACGTTCCTTGACTTTCTTGTACcggttttcaattatttttgttagtttttgtGGTACCATTAGTTGTTCTAGGCACTTCCATATAATACTACAGTTAACCATGTCAAAAGCTGCTTTTAGATGCAAGAATATTAGGTATAGTTCACTGCTTGTTCATCTTCTAGTTGATTTTCCACAACTCTTCTTaaccttttttgtattatCTTTGTGTATAATTTGTAACTTGTAGATGATAGACATATGGCTCTGTAATTTTCACAGTTCGAGTAGCttccttttttatgtattagtAAGATGATATTATCTTCCTAATCTTTCGGAATTGTTTCCGACTCCCATGCGGTTTTCATCTTCATTATTACCTCTCCTAATTCTTCCATTATTATCTCTTCAGTTGCTATGTCTGTAGCGTCTTCCTTTATCTCATCTTCTCTTCCATCCTCTATTGTTTGTGTCCATTTTCTATCTTTACACTTTTCTgcataaaaatctttattaaaattcttttatctcgttgtttttatctttgacggctttcatttctttcttttGATCTCCCTTCAGTTTTCTTATTTGATTCCAGAATTTCCTGTTATTCGATTCGTATGATGTTTCACTTAAGTTTGTTCCGAACTCTTTCTAACTTACCATATTCTTAGCTACATCTCTGTTCATTCTATAGTTTACTCTATCCTCTTCCgtattcatttttatgtatttcttCCATGactctttcttcttcttgattGCCTGTCGGACCTCTTCATTCCATCAGTGTGTTCTCTTTGTctgattattatattttctcatTCCACACATCTCCATAGCTTTATTTCGCATtatctctttaaaaattctccacCTTTCATCGCTTCTCTTTCGAtttctatattattaatagttgcCATGACTACTCTGGTTGGTTCCCATGGTTCAGCACTCTTTGTCCATTTCTATTCATCACTGCTTCTCCCTGATCCTCATATTCTCGCATTCCAGTCTCCCATTATATAATTACTTCCTCTCCTTATTCTCTGGATATATCGAAGGTTTTCTGCAAAATTCAGTAAAAACTTCacaattattttgttgtattgtAAATGAGCTTTAACTCCTTTCCTCTTGAGTTCCCTTAGTTCcgtcattaaataatatctccCTCTCTGAATTTTCTTAGAGTAGTTCTCATCTATCCATATGTTCGTTTATTTCAactctttaacattttttaggaTCCTTCTACCTTCTTTTGTTAGCTTTACTAATATCTCCGATATTCCTCATCAAGTTAATCACCTCTATTAATTTcagttagaaaaattaataaaagaaactgATGCAGCTGAAGATTGGCGTGTAGATCCAGTATTACACGACGCTTGTATTACTGTCGTAAAAGTGGCGTGCAATGGTATAAAAGCTGGAGAAGCAAGGGTTATGACTTGTTTACTAGATAACATTGGAAACGAAGTAATGACCGATG contains the following coding sequences:
- the LOC111427866 gene encoding 2-oxoglutarate and iron-dependent oxygenase JMJD4 homolog isoform X1, which translates into the protein MEGNFKLEINLGSENITENIKIDVVNNDYSYNSFFNRYLLNNNPVVIKNISNWDCIKDWINDDGINFSYLEEKYGDSPVMIYNCKIPHYNSQKTECATLRDYLNSWAKAKDDLLYLKDWHLKNQKPDDNFYRVPIYFASDWLNEYFCECLKDDYRFVYIGPKNTWTPFHQDVFSSYSWSTNIFGQKKWLLFPPGEELKLLDNLGNLPYDLEKVDLKNCKYYEIIQESSEAIFIPSGWYHQVWNLKDSISINHNWVNGCNIKMMWKSLCDNLNNVRKEIEDCKEMENFEDHCQVMLKASFGIDLQGFYEMLSYIAGKRINLLKNNVEIILFDCYSLGENHAIFDLKCILEIFELFIQNGFVRFINNKNDCIFELVENIKVWVN
- the LOC111427866 gene encoding 2-oxoglutarate and iron-dependent oxygenase JMJD4 homolog isoform X2, whose protein sequence is MEGNFKLEINLGSENITENIKIDVVNNDYSYNSFFNRYLLNNNPVVIKNISNWDCIKDWINDDGINFSYLEEKYGDSPVMIYNCKIPHYNSQKTECATLRDYLNSWAKAKDDLLYLKDWHLKNQKPDDNFYRVPIYFASDWLNEYFCECLKDDYRFVYIGPKNTCWSTNIFGQKKWLLFPPGEELKLLDNLGNLPYDLEKVDLKNCKYYEIIQESSEAIFIPSGWYHQVWNLKDSISINHNWVNGCNIKMMWKSLCDNLNNVRKEIEDCKEMENFEDHCQVMLKASFGIDLQGFYEMLSYIAGKRINLLKNNVEIILFDCYSLGENHAIFDLKCILEIFELFIQNGFVRFINNKNDCIFELVENIKVWVN
- the LOC111427864 gene encoding uncharacterized protein — encoded protein: MESETLERVMEINFKKCKPFVEDLKKDHLMTSSTMSANSSITSPGDSGVQLFDSESELTSVMSASAPSIDSDDNSEKTDKGKPEKEEGNKIEDTKSYFAMTKSDVVNQNINKSSSNSNLSSSVPNSLIEEIDRHLLRNSIALDEKLWLNEMCSNSYKEYYLNRKKNEEDELQMEDVVKCRGVSDKTEDLMNISLNSYELLDYTIQNKIAADPDKVDDMHVSLSEEVNENLKISLNNNPNNEIKPDVSDLPPLQEITVNSEQEQIVFRRQRKKKLKSDTPKKRVSFHEDILNSTKIDDIHINHGFITIEPDISMNFFQRGFRRKPDVVKGRYSWAAEGDAPYYESTNDREIKSDIYTHTSRFSSTSSSSNESSIDEEDSSGSESQNVIKKEPSHKLPKASCLKKTNKKYIDTNIVEENNGLKKKKSETNLLDGNIFGSLKNILNFSSSVPLAERGVPEGQEDVTVYSSSVNGAIKSRRNSNNYETTEAPAPIKKIGNLNLELAKTNLKLTKSEGFYPNYPQEGLPSNVILCDSNVYEHKGISYSYEYDNFQKSFEQQKPKSSTIYQMILKEFNIFKRKAKENLIEDFEHIDPPTPVAEKITTTDEIEKEKIKITPNKYASSTKLDWSDNETVSDFSENSTKHLNSPKRKISKPNHYAIQNFKFDLSNERGDDLQSKSLPNLRPSSSKSSLINRFLRNVTIKKMMDLKVQNKIKSSRRCLALYIKGVRVTSDVNESIDQEIEDEIVKGRIKNNCNLSDGLVLSKVGREILRDQSEMLLKVFPVASAYTTFGESKPVLLILTNTTLYISSSKPTNSLLCNHFVLPYTELNTILIGPNAQTIHLSNYDNDMQCIITTGCGNLTGEIIGQMEMAMRRDKNKPNLAAVKQLTMRDMVNLRQSICKQTSVDKDEEYFYYSIIKLQEYNMETNDTPMGPNKEGPLMFKISENESRWETAYFILKAGVLYMLSSPSHRVPMRVLPLINGACQGARRIHNYPRPHTFQLNIGGTTLHLAAPDEYVASDWLQALVHAASGTYTAKERHLAQSCSLLLTSEHILAVREAFPCNISSAISKGMHEPIKGAQALSCAAISDITAFRLPSAEQSWCILEFSCREVHECGGDWILYFSSNSELENFISTLEMLWAYHNESGDSFPLSTIPETDSISRRCVDTYNAIKVAYLQVF